In Saccharomonospora marina XMU15, one genomic interval encodes:
- a CDS encoding membrane protein, producing the protein MATTKPEDVRKAVNTAFEQIKTSMLAALGAGNLAGQAVADAVAKARARVNESSEAARKNIEELPSDVEGLRERLDPTELRKLLDEYTDAALKLYHKLAESGEQTWDRFVSQPQVKRSIEQLEEALQAAQERVDEVASDARERMDEVVSMVAGRTRQAGERAGTVAEDVTDKVADRIVEQAPAAEAPAEPAKPPQKSTQQRKPAKTQAKTTKPAARTTSTTRKQQGGSRKSGE; encoded by the coding sequence ATGGCGACCACGAAGCCCGAGGACGTCCGAAAGGCCGTCAACACCGCATTCGAACAGATCAAGACATCGATGCTCGCCGCGCTCGGCGCAGGCAACCTGGCCGGTCAGGCCGTCGCCGACGCCGTGGCGAAGGCCAGGGCGCGCGTGAACGAGAGCAGCGAGGCCGCGCGCAAGAACATCGAGGAGCTGCCCTCTGACGTCGAGGGCCTTCGCGAGCGCCTCGATCCGACCGAGCTGCGCAAACTGCTCGACGAGTACACCGACGCCGCGCTGAAGCTCTACCACAAGCTCGCCGAGTCCGGTGAGCAGACCTGGGACCGGTTCGTATCGCAGCCGCAGGTCAAGCGCAGCATCGAGCAGTTGGAAGAGGCGCTGCAGGCGGCGCAGGAGCGGGTCGACGAGGTCGCCTCCGATGCCCGCGAGCGCATGGACGAGGTGGTCTCCATGGTGGCGGGGCGCACCAGGCAGGCAGGTGAGCGAGCGGGCACGGTGGCCGAGGACGTCACCGACAAGGTCGCCGACCGGATAGTCGAACAGGCACCGGCAGCCGAGGCGCCCGCCGAGCCTGCGAAGCCGCCGCAGAAGTCGACGCAGCAGCGCAAGCCCGCGAAGACCCAGGCCAAGACCACGAAACCCGCTGCCCGCACCACCTCCACCACGAGGAAGCAACAGGGCGGCTCGCGCAAGAGCGGCGAGTGA
- a CDS encoding DUF2516 family protein, with the protein MPFLAQWIVWVIDWAGTLVGLVAFAHAVMQRSDAYTAADRMTKPVWLAITGGATAAMLLFSFFGIGMIFWLAGIVAALVYIVDVRPKLIEVQRGGQSW; encoded by the coding sequence GTGCCGTTCCTCGCGCAATGGATTGTCTGGGTCATCGACTGGGCCGGTACGCTCGTCGGCCTGGTCGCGTTCGCGCACGCCGTCATGCAGAGATCGGACGCCTATACCGCCGCCGACCGAATGACCAAGCCGGTGTGGCTGGCCATCACCGGCGGGGCGACGGCCGCCATGCTGCTGTTCAGTTTCTTCGGCATCGGGATGATCTTCTGGCTGGCGGGTATCGTCGCCGCCTTGGTCTACATCGTCGATGTTCGCCCGAAGCTCATCGAGGTGCAGCGCGGTGGCCAGAGCTGGTGA
- a CDS encoding YbaK/EbsC family protein, whose amino-acid sequence MSTWSIAGTLTPIPATEHTELVAEPVAKVLATLGEPVGLVEIDPELADTAQFCATYSSPLSASANCVVVAGKRAGQTRYAAALVLATTRADVNNVIRRRLDVRKASFAPMAEAVELTGMEYGGITPIGLPEEWPILVDKAVADSPELVIGSGLRKSKLLVTGAALAALPGAEVIEGLAR is encoded by the coding sequence GTGAGTACGTGGAGCATCGCAGGAACCCTCACGCCGATCCCGGCGACCGAGCACACCGAACTGGTGGCCGAGCCCGTCGCCAAGGTGCTGGCCACACTCGGTGAGCCGGTCGGTCTCGTGGAGATCGACCCGGAACTCGCCGACACCGCGCAGTTCTGCGCCACCTACTCCTCCCCGCTGTCGGCGTCGGCCAACTGCGTCGTGGTCGCGGGCAAGCGCGCGGGGCAAACCCGCTACGCCGCGGCACTCGTGCTGGCCACCACCCGCGCCGACGTGAACAACGTCATCAGGCGCAGGCTCGACGTCCGAAAGGCGTCGTTCGCGCCGATGGCGGAGGCGGTGGAACTCACCGGCATGGAGTACGGCGGGATCACCCCGATCGGGCTGCCCGAAGAGTGGCCGATCCTGGTCGACAAGGCGGTCGCCGACTCGCCGGAGTTGGTGATCGGCAGCGGTTTGCGTAAGAGCAAGCTCCTCGTCACCGGCGCTGCACTGGCAGCGCTTCCGGGTGCAGAGGTGATCGAGGGACTGGCAAGGTAA
- a CDS encoding SRPBCC family protein, producing MGTVTATAERTIDAPADRVRELVRDYSETRPKILTEHYRDYRLVEGGSGAGTVAHWKLQATSKRVRDVAATISEPQPGTVVETDANSSMVTTWTVRESDGRSVVRIETSWQGAGGIGGFFEKTFAPSGLRRIYDGVLANLEQRSRQS from the coding sequence ATGGGTACGGTGACTGCCACCGCCGAGCGGACGATCGACGCGCCCGCCGACCGGGTGCGCGAGTTGGTCCGCGACTACAGCGAGACGAGGCCGAAGATCCTCACCGAGCACTACCGCGACTACCGGCTCGTCGAGGGCGGTTCGGGAGCGGGCACGGTCGCGCACTGGAAGCTGCAGGCGACGTCCAAGCGGGTTCGGGATGTCGCGGCCACGATCAGCGAGCCGCAGCCGGGCACCGTCGTGGAAACCGACGCCAACTCCAGCATGGTCACCACCTGGACCGTGCGGGAAAGCGACGGTCGCAGTGTGGTGCGCATCGAGACGTCCTGGCAGGGCGCGGGCGGTATCGGCGGCTTCTTCGAGAAGACCTTCGCCCCATCGGGGCTGCGCCGCATCTACGACGGCGTGCTGGCCAACCTCGAGCAGCGGTCGCGGCAGTCGTGA
- a CDS encoding NADP-dependent oxidoreductase — MGATEVRLASRPHGMPTETNFDVVDTEVPSPGPGEVLVRNTWLSVDPYMRGRMSSAKSYAEPYEVGKVMHGGAIGEVVESHFDGLAPGDVVLHGLGWRTHAVVAGKHAAKVDPDAAPVTAYLGVLGLTGLTAYAGLFDVAGLKEGDTVFVSAAAGAVGSVAGQLAKRNGAARVIGSAGSAEKVRWLTEELGFDAAFNYRDAPVTEQLAAAAPDGVDVYFDNVGGDHLEAAIDSLNLHGRIAVCGMISAYNATQPPAAPRNLAQIIAKRFTMRGFLVGDHYHLRSRFLAEVAPMVADGRLRYSETVVAGIRNAPRAFLDLLEGANTGKMLVRLQE, encoded by the coding sequence ATGGGGGCGACCGAGGTCAGGCTCGCTTCGCGGCCACACGGTATGCCGACCGAAACCAACTTCGACGTCGTGGACACCGAAGTGCCAAGCCCCGGCCCCGGCGAGGTGCTGGTCCGCAACACGTGGTTGTCGGTCGATCCGTACATGCGGGGCCGGATGAGCTCGGCGAAGTCCTATGCCGAGCCCTACGAGGTCGGCAAGGTCATGCACGGCGGCGCGATCGGCGAGGTGGTGGAGTCGCACTTCGACGGGCTCGCCCCCGGCGATGTCGTGCTGCACGGCCTTGGCTGGCGCACGCACGCCGTCGTCGCGGGCAAGCACGCGGCCAAGGTCGATCCCGACGCCGCGCCCGTTACCGCCTATCTCGGCGTGCTGGGACTCACCGGCCTCACCGCCTACGCCGGACTGTTCGACGTCGCCGGGTTGAAGGAGGGCGACACGGTTTTCGTCTCCGCGGCGGCGGGGGCGGTGGGCTCCGTCGCGGGCCAGCTCGCGAAGCGCAACGGCGCCGCCCGCGTCATCGGCAGCGCGGGTTCGGCGGAGAAGGTTCGCTGGCTGACCGAGGAGCTGGGGTTCGACGCCGCCTTCAACTACCGGGACGCGCCGGTGACCGAACAGCTCGCGGCCGCCGCGCCCGACGGTGTCGACGTGTACTTCGACAACGTCGGCGGTGACCATCTCGAAGCGGCTATCGACTCGCTGAACCTGCACGGGCGTATCGCGGTGTGCGGCATGATCTCGGCATACAACGCGACGCAACCGCCTGCCGCTCCGCGCAACCTGGCGCAGATCATCGCCAAGCGGTTCACCATGCGCGGGTTCCTCGTCGGCGATCACTATCATCTGCGGTCGCGGTTTCTGGCCGAGGTCGCGCCCATGGTCGCCGACGGAAGGTTGCGCTACTCCGAGACCGTCGTGGCCGGTATCCGCAACGCGCCGAGGGCGTTTCTGGACCTGCTCGAAGGAGCCAACACCGGAAAGATGCTGGTCCGCCTGCAGGAATGA
- a CDS encoding ATP-binding protein, protein MSRFIGRGRELALLGRMLDRVRAGGRAGRPGRAVLIRGRRRVGKSRLVEEFVEHAGVPHLFYTASAQPSAAADLELFAEAAVASGLPDADLFRDQTPKSWDAALRLLASAVPHDEPSIIVFDELPYLLRNDPGFEGTLQKAFDRELSRRPVLLLGIGSDLAMMEALNDYGRPFHQRASELVVPSLSPADVADMLGLETSADAFDAYLVSGGLPLILDEWPAGAPVMRYLAEALSDPTSALLVSAERALAAEFPTEAQARHVLMAIGSGERTFSLIGQAAGGIPHASLNRSLRLLTAKRIVEAKLPLSARSSKETRYCVADPYLRFWLAFVGPHLPEIERGRGDLVLDRVRRSWTTWRGGAVEPVVREALRRLPPEMLPEGTAVVGSYWTRTNDPEIDIVGADREPVAKRITFVGSIKWLERRPFDEHDFSRLVLHRSLLPGADERTALLAVSRSGATAEGVRTLTADDLLAAWPR, encoded by the coding sequence ATGTCACGCTTCATCGGACGCGGGCGGGAGCTCGCACTGCTGGGCCGGATGTTGGACCGGGTACGCGCAGGCGGCAGAGCCGGTCGCCCCGGCAGGGCCGTCCTCATCCGCGGTCGTCGGCGGGTCGGCAAGTCCCGGCTCGTCGAGGAGTTCGTCGAGCACGCGGGTGTTCCGCATCTGTTCTACACCGCATCGGCGCAACCGAGCGCAGCGGCGGACCTGGAACTCTTCGCCGAGGCGGCGGTGGCTTCGGGCCTGCCGGACGCCGACCTGTTCCGTGACCAAACCCCGAAGTCGTGGGACGCGGCCCTGCGGCTGTTGGCGAGCGCTGTGCCGCACGACGAACCCAGCATCATCGTGTTCGACGAACTGCCTTACCTGCTGCGCAACGACCCCGGATTCGAGGGCACGCTGCAAAAGGCGTTCGATCGTGAGTTGTCGCGGCGACCCGTGCTCCTGCTCGGTATCGGTTCGGACCTGGCGATGATGGAAGCGCTCAACGATTACGGCAGGCCGTTTCACCAGCGAGCCTCGGAACTCGTCGTGCCATCGCTCAGCCCTGCCGACGTCGCCGACATGTTGGGCCTGGAGACGTCCGCGGACGCCTTCGACGCGTACCTCGTTTCCGGTGGGTTGCCGCTGATCCTCGACGAATGGCCTGCGGGCGCGCCGGTGATGCGGTACCTGGCCGAAGCGCTTTCCGACCCGACATCGGCATTGCTGGTGAGCGCGGAGCGGGCGCTCGCGGCCGAGTTTCCGACGGAGGCGCAAGCTCGGCACGTGCTGATGGCCATCGGTTCCGGGGAGCGGACGTTCTCGCTCATCGGACAGGCTGCCGGTGGGATACCGCACGCCTCCCTGAACCGTTCCCTGCGGCTGCTCACGGCCAAGCGAATCGTCGAAGCCAAGTTGCCGCTCTCGGCACGCTCGTCGAAGGAAACGCGATACTGCGTAGCGGACCCATATCTGCGGTTCTGGTTGGCCTTCGTCGGACCGCATCTGCCCGAGATCGAGCGTGGCAGGGGTGACCTCGTACTCGACCGGGTCCGGCGATCGTGGACGACATGGCGCGGCGGCGCCGTGGAGCCGGTCGTGCGCGAAGCGCTTCGCCGCCTTCCACCCGAAATGCTTCCGGAAGGCACCGCGGTCGTCGGCTCTTACTGGACACGGACGAACGATCCGGAGATCGATATCGTCGGCGCGGACCGAGAACCCGTCGCCAAGCGGATTACTTTCGTGGGCTCGATCAAGTGGCTGGAGCGGCGTCCCTTCGACGAACACGATTTCTCGCGGCTCGTGCTCCATCGCTCGCTGCTACCCGGCGCCGACGAGCGCACCGCGCTGCTGGCCGTGAGCCGTAGCGGTGCCACCGCCGAAGGCGTGCGCACTCTCACAGCGGACGACCTGCTCGCCGCGTGGCCGCGTTGA
- the purU gene encoding formyltetrahydrofolate deformylase, giving the protein MHEREYVITFGCPDRTGIIARIASFLAEAGGWIVEAAYHTDPDTGWFFTRQVVRADSLPFDVDELRARFAGVARSLGAESDWRIDDTGERHRVVLLVSKEGHCLYDLLGRVASGELDADIRAVIGNHDVLADITRAHGIPFHHVPFPADANDSAGEAAAFDRIAELVDEHDPHAVVLARFMRILPPALCQAWAGRAINIHHSFLPSFVGARPYHQAHTRGVKLVGATCHYVTADLDAGPIIEQDVIRVDHTDSVTDMVRKGRDIEKVTLARGLRWHLEGRVLVHGDRTVVF; this is encoded by the coding sequence GTGCACGAGCGCGAGTACGTCATCACCTTCGGCTGCCCCGACCGCACCGGCATCATCGCCCGCATCGCGTCGTTCCTCGCTGAGGCGGGCGGCTGGATCGTCGAGGCCGCCTACCACACCGACCCTGACACCGGATGGTTCTTCACCCGCCAGGTGGTGCGAGCCGACTCGCTGCCGTTCGACGTCGACGAACTGCGCGCCCGGTTCGCGGGGGTGGCGCGCTCGCTCGGCGCGGAGTCCGACTGGCGGATCGACGACACCGGGGAGCGTCACCGGGTCGTGCTGCTGGTGTCCAAGGAGGGGCACTGCCTTTACGACCTGCTCGGCAGGGTGGCCTCCGGTGAGCTGGATGCCGACATCAGGGCGGTGATCGGCAACCACGACGTGCTCGCCGACATCACCAGGGCCCACGGAATCCCGTTTCATCACGTGCCGTTCCCCGCTGACGCGAATGACTCGGCGGGCGAGGCGGCCGCGTTCGACCGCATCGCCGAGCTGGTGGACGAGCACGATCCGCACGCGGTGGTGCTGGCCAGGTTCATGCGAATCCTGCCGCCCGCGTTGTGCCAGGCGTGGGCAGGCAGGGCGATCAACATCCATCACAGCTTCCTGCCGTCGTTCGTCGGCGCCCGGCCGTATCACCAGGCCCACACGCGTGGGGTGAAGCTGGTGGGCGCGACCTGCCACTACGTGACCGCCGACCTGGACGCGGGACCGATCATCGAGCAGGACGTGATCCGCGTCGATCACACCGACTCGGTGACCGACATGGTGCGCAAGGGCCGCGACATCGAGAAGGTGACACTGGCCCGCGGATTGCGCTGGCACCTGGAGGGGCGGGTGCTGGTGCACGGGGACCGCACCGTCGTGTTCTGA
- a CDS encoding maleylpyruvate isomerase family mycothiol-dependent enzyme, which produces MAAGPRAQVPTCPNWTVHKLVRHVARVQSWVVAATEHPEDSSRVRAGEAPREWERLLEWWEQQRAALRAVFDRGPGAPTRLPFSSYPPVVASWARRQAHEAAIHRVDAELALGVETVTFDPAFAADGIDELLMLLVHRRSGWSEFSADGTVLVHAEDAGRLWSVRLAPGSAPQLAEEPFEPDVTIEGSADAVYRAVWRRPSEAKITGEVALLEPLAAP; this is translated from the coding sequence ATCGCGGCCGGTCCGCGGGCTCAGGTACCCACGTGTCCGAACTGGACTGTGCACAAGCTCGTTCGGCACGTCGCGAGGGTCCAGTCGTGGGTTGTCGCGGCCACCGAACACCCTGAGGACTCCTCCCGCGTGCGCGCGGGCGAGGCACCTCGGGAGTGGGAGCGGTTGCTCGAATGGTGGGAACAGCAGCGGGCCGCGCTGCGCGCGGTGTTCGACCGAGGCCCTGGCGCGCCGACGAGGCTGCCGTTCTCGTCGTACCCTCCGGTGGTCGCGTCCTGGGCCCGGCGGCAGGCCCACGAGGCCGCCATTCACCGCGTCGACGCCGAACTGGCGCTTGGCGTCGAAACCGTGACGTTCGACCCGGCGTTCGCCGCCGACGGCATCGACGAGTTGCTCATGTTGCTGGTACACCGGCGCAGCGGCTGGAGCGAGTTCAGCGCCGACGGCACGGTGCTGGTGCACGCGGAGGACGCGGGCAGGCTGTGGTCGGTGCGGCTCGCGCCGGGTTCGGCACCGCAGCTGGCCGAGGAACCGTTCGAGCCGGACGTGACCATCGAGGGCAGCGCCGATGCGGTTTACCGGGCGGTGTGGCGCAGGCCGAGCGAGGCGAAGATCACCGGGGAGGTGGCGCTGCTGGAGCCGCTGGCAGCGCCGTGA
- a CDS encoding DedA family protein, whose translation MLELLNDFAALLRGALDSPWLWLLIFAVAGLDALLPFMPSESSVMAVAVLLGPDLPALAALTAVAACGALAGDLLGHCVGRLAGPRTLRRLHRNEKGRRTYEWARRKVHRHATLLVVAGRYVPGGRVASALATGSLRFPLARFAALDAVGVTIWAVYAVAVGYAGAAGFSDDPAKGLLVAFGLGLLVLGCVEVGRRIVSRRGLRDLPTGRREPLRRAAGRGDRGRSAGSGTHVSELDCAQARSARREGPVVGCRGHRTP comes from the coding sequence ATGCTCGAGCTACTGAACGACTTCGCGGCGCTGTTGCGCGGCGCGCTCGACTCGCCGTGGCTGTGGTTGCTCATTTTCGCCGTGGCGGGACTGGACGCGTTGCTGCCGTTCATGCCGAGCGAGAGTTCGGTGATGGCGGTGGCGGTGCTGCTCGGTCCGGACTTGCCCGCATTGGCCGCGCTGACCGCCGTGGCGGCCTGCGGCGCCCTCGCGGGCGACCTGCTGGGCCACTGTGTCGGCAGGCTGGCGGGCCCGCGCACGCTGCGCAGGTTGCACCGCAACGAGAAGGGCAGGCGCACCTACGAGTGGGCACGCCGAAAGGTGCATCGGCACGCGACGCTGCTCGTCGTGGCGGGCCGCTACGTGCCGGGTGGCAGGGTGGCTTCCGCACTGGCCACCGGCAGCCTGCGCTTCCCGCTGGCCCGCTTCGCCGCGCTCGACGCGGTGGGCGTGACGATCTGGGCCGTGTACGCCGTCGCGGTGGGCTACGCGGGCGCGGCAGGCTTCTCCGACGATCCCGCCAAGGGCCTGCTCGTCGCGTTCGGACTCGGCCTGCTGGTGCTCGGCTGCGTGGAGGTGGGCCGAAGGATAGTCTCTCGCCGTGGACTACGGGACCTTCCGACGGGCCGTCGAGAACCACTGCGACGCGCTGCGGGACGCGGCGATCGCGGCCGGTCCGCGGGCTCAGGTACCCACGTGTCCGAACTGGACTGTGCACAAGCTCGTTCGGCACGTCGCGAGGGTCCAGTCGTGGGTTGTCGCGGCCACCGAACACCCTGA
- a CDS encoding lysophospholipid acyltransferase family protein, translating into MKRCVALGSCLTARGTLDVRAHRVLRALEVTLESDTDRLSAADGRGTLVVANHVSWLDIVGLLAVEPVSMLAKREVSNWPWLGRLARDSGTLFVDRWALRTLPGLVATIAARLRQGHTVAVFPEATTWCSAPGGRFRHAVFQAALDAGAPVRPVTLEYLQDGEPSTVAAFVGEDSLARSLRRVCGARALRLRVRAHGLLEPEGDRAGLAARARDAVLAAEPACSSY; encoded by the coding sequence ATGAAACGGTGCGTCGCGCTGGGGTCCTGCCTCACCGCACGCGGCACACTCGACGTCCGGGCCCATCGCGTGCTCCGTGCCCTCGAGGTGACCCTCGAAAGCGACACCGATCGGCTCAGCGCCGCCGACGGGCGCGGCACGCTGGTGGTCGCCAACCACGTCTCCTGGCTCGACATCGTGGGCCTGCTCGCGGTGGAACCGGTGAGCATGCTCGCCAAGCGGGAGGTGTCGAACTGGCCGTGGCTGGGCAGGCTGGCGCGCGACAGCGGCACGCTGTTCGTCGACAGGTGGGCGCTGCGCACGCTGCCAGGGCTGGTGGCCACGATCGCGGCGCGGCTGCGGCAGGGCCACACCGTCGCCGTGTTTCCCGAGGCCACCACCTGGTGTTCGGCGCCGGGCGGGCGGTTTCGGCACGCGGTGTTCCAGGCCGCGCTGGACGCGGGCGCGCCGGTACGTCCTGTCACGCTGGAGTACCTGCAAGACGGCGAGCCGAGCACGGTGGCGGCCTTCGTCGGCGAGGACTCGCTCGCCCGCTCACTGCGCCGCGTCTGCGGGGCGCGGGCGCTACGGCTGCGGGTACGCGCCCACGGGTTGCTCGAACCCGAGGGCGACCGTGCGGGGCTCGCCGCACGAGCCCGCGACGCCGTACTCGCGGCGGAGCCCGCATGCTCGAGCTACTGA
- a CDS encoding GNAT family N-acetyltransferase → MSGVIGPPPDDPAEDTGSSLRNGKRVAMPSPATVPTREYTVSIAHTPAQIEAAQRLRRAVFVDEFNAALPGELDRDEFDDRCDHLIVEHADTVVGTYRLLPPGRGDRLYSSGEFDLTALRPLRGSLIEAGRSCVHPDHRGGQVINLMWGALTRYALLSGARHLAGCASVPLADGGRACADTWQLVRRRHLSPAHLRVQPHLPCDPSPTTGERPSYARVPPLLRGYLRLGAWVCGPPAHDPDFGVADFFVLLPLDRMDDRYLRRFLGQAR, encoded by the coding sequence CGGGCCGCCACCCGACGACCCCGCCGAAGACACCGGCTCCTCACTGCGAAACGGAAAGAGAGTCGCCATGCCCTCACCGGCCACGGTACCCACGCGCGAGTACACGGTTTCGATCGCGCACACCCCTGCCCAGATCGAGGCGGCGCAGCGGTTGCGCCGTGCCGTCTTCGTCGACGAGTTCAACGCCGCGCTACCCGGCGAACTCGACCGCGACGAGTTCGACGACCGCTGCGACCACCTGATCGTCGAGCACGCGGACACGGTGGTGGGCACCTACCGGCTGCTACCGCCCGGTCGCGGCGACCGGCTCTACTCAAGCGGCGAGTTCGACCTCACGGCGTTGCGCCCGCTGCGCGGATCGCTGATCGAGGCGGGCCGCTCCTGCGTGCACCCCGACCACCGCGGCGGGCAGGTCATCAACCTGATGTGGGGTGCGCTGACCCGCTACGCGTTGCTCTCCGGCGCGCGCCACCTCGCGGGCTGCGCCTCGGTGCCGCTCGCCGACGGCGGGCGGGCCTGTGCGGACACCTGGCAGCTCGTACGGCGACGCCACCTGTCACCGGCGCACCTGCGGGTCCAGCCGCACCTGCCGTGCGACCCCTCGCCCACGACCGGTGAGCGGCCGAGCTACGCGCGGGTACCGCCCCTGCTGCGGGGATACCTGCGGCTCGGCGCATGGGTCTGCGGGCCACCCGCTCACGACCCGGACTTCGGAGTCGCCGACTTCTTCGTGCTGCTGCCGCTCGACCGCATGGACGACCGTTACCTGCGGCGCTTCCTCGGGCAGGCCCGGTGA